A window of Christiangramia forsetii KT0803 contains these coding sequences:
- a CDS encoding 4'-phosphopantetheinyl transferase superfamily protein, whose product MIGNDIIDLSISLPTNKSEDFRFLKKVFSEEEIVLIKESENPEILLWQLWSMKEAAYKAHQRAFKLPRKLNPIAYRCSLNSDNKSGIVKVDHSRYSTTTEINANYIHSSIDAKEEVFQKIYFNISHSKKDLRRNISAGLSVDESFIKVYKNAEGLPCIHLKKEDKILPISLSHHGNFTAFIIPLINS is encoded by the coding sequence TTGATAGGGAATGATATTATAGACCTTAGCATTTCATTGCCTACTAATAAGTCGGAAGATTTTAGATTTTTAAAAAAGGTTTTTTCCGAAGAAGAGATCGTCCTAATTAAAGAATCTGAAAATCCTGAAATATTGCTCTGGCAATTATGGTCTATGAAAGAAGCTGCCTATAAAGCACACCAGAGAGCTTTTAAGTTACCAAGAAAGCTAAATCCTATAGCATATAGATGCTCTTTAAATTCAGATAATAAATCAGGAATTGTAAAAGTTGATCATTCGAGGTACTCTACCACTACGGAGATTAATGCAAATTATATTCATAGTAGCATTGATGCTAAAGAAGAGGTATTTCAAAAAATCTATTTTAATATATCCCATTCAAAGAAGGATCTTCGTAGGAATATTTCGGCAGGGTTATCTGTGGATGAATCGTTTATAAAAGTTTATAAAAATGCAGAAGGTCTTCCATGCATACATCTAAAAAAAGAGGATAAAATACTGCCAATCTCATTAAGTCATCATGGTAATTTTACGGCTTTCATTATTCCGTTAATTAACTCCTAA
- a CDS encoding phosphopantetheine-binding protein yields the protein MLEKEILTRLKKIVEPYVQRMEGLNNFQEETDFLNDLQINSANLVDVVLDVEDEFNIEIDNDSMEGMLTVGDAKSIIQKKLATN from the coding sequence ATGCTTGAAAAAGAAATACTTACAAGACTTAAAAAGATCGTTGAGCCTTATGTTCAAAGAATGGAAGGTTTGAATAACTTTCAGGAAGAAACAGACTTTCTGAACGATCTTCAGATAAATTCTGCAAATCTCGTGGATGTGGTACTTGATGTGGAAGATGAATTTAATATAGAAATAGATAATGATTCTATGGAAGGAATGTTAACGGTAGGAGATGCCAAATCTATCATTCAAAAAAAGCTCGCAACTAATTGA